The Streptomyces sp. NBC_01689 genome includes a window with the following:
- a CDS encoding SUKH-4 family immunity protein has product MVTFAQAQERAEEWINGDVPGYQHREVRVREFELGFVVWAEDRADGPRSDGGAQRLVIARDSGEATLWPALPVGEVVRRYEEEYGAPDRSPEPPPAPPARVDLNQTSFLLSPPEWLQEAADKLGIPDRRPGASGGSGTDGAGSRPAAASAAVPGQTQGQGQGQGQGHGPASAGGGPAAAAPAEPQDAVPHAGPFGAGPRTAPGLPAAGASGVSGGATPWPAAAAGDEPDAGPRDGAAAPGVPASATPWAGTDTNAEAGEDRSVPLPATVFAPPLTDADDTPVPGAIADAKTALISGGSRLPPTAVTPALDDTPPPPASYGYPQGPPVPGTPPPGPPPAYGFPQGPAGAPGTPPPGPSGAAQGAPAAGAPGYGYPQAPGDAPDSPQPHAGPGAPVAPPRPLPPHAGDIADAATSKAQPPRGARSGGPSAPPPPGAPGTPGARPGSAPAPSGPGAPGTPAGGYVPTQLVSQLGPGGPGVPGAPAGGPGVQPPGPPGTPPPADGTPPGGVHHAATMLAGPPAGAPGAPQPPGSPGAPAAPGAPGAPGAPGGQPPGVHHAATMLAGPQSGGPGAPPAPQAPGAPQPPGSPGAPAAPGAPGAPGAPGGQPPGVHHAATMLAGPQSGGPGAPPAPQAPGAPQPMPGQPMPGGPMPPGPPPQGVPRGGPVPGPPTPPGHSMPPGPPTPPAYGYPPTGQPTVGPGYQAVLRYRAQDGSEQQLIRRSAPGTPHPEWQMLHELRAMNVPPQQVLELHTELESCELPGAYCARMIRETWPQARITSIAPYGTDHASRQQGMHELLAHQGELHQVADGPARLAPVRAPIPPVQPAPPVPPEAIGHELASAFGPGVFRFDQVAVSRQGVPDIVAHTLVVAGLPVDMNPFFWAQAQPGRPVPTLAELAQERGVHPAPDAGSYLVMGSDFGKAICVQYGTANIVAVPVEAGPGGAPVPPQFVNTGLPEFVRCLALLGRMWRLRFGLNQEQAGRWTVDFQAQLASLDPAALGSPESWWSVLLEQMWDGLL; this is encoded by the coding sequence ATGGTGACCTTCGCGCAGGCGCAGGAGCGCGCGGAAGAGTGGATCAACGGCGATGTGCCCGGGTACCAGCACCGCGAGGTGCGGGTCCGGGAGTTCGAACTCGGCTTCGTGGTCTGGGCGGAGGACCGGGCCGACGGTCCGCGCTCCGACGGCGGCGCGCAGCGGCTCGTCATCGCGCGGGACAGCGGCGAGGCGACGCTGTGGCCCGCGCTGCCCGTCGGTGAGGTGGTCCGCCGCTACGAGGAGGAGTACGGGGCGCCCGACCGGTCCCCGGAACCGCCGCCGGCGCCCCCGGCCCGGGTCGACCTCAACCAGACGTCGTTCCTGCTGAGTCCACCGGAGTGGCTACAGGAGGCCGCGGACAAGCTCGGCATCCCGGACCGGCGTCCGGGGGCCTCCGGGGGCTCGGGCACCGACGGGGCGGGATCCCGCCCGGCCGCCGCCTCCGCCGCTGTTCCGGGACAGACGCAGGGGCAGGGGCAGGGGCAGGGGCAGGGGCACGGTCCGGCTTCCGCGGGCGGTGGCCCGGCGGCGGCCGCGCCCGCCGAACCCCAGGACGCGGTGCCGCACGCGGGGCCCTTCGGGGCCGGACCGCGTACCGCGCCCGGTCTTCCCGCCGCCGGAGCCTCCGGTGTCTCCGGCGGAGCCACGCCGTGGCCCGCCGCCGCGGCCGGTGACGAGCCGGACGCGGGTCCCCGGGACGGTGCGGCGGCGCCGGGGGTACCGGCGTCGGCGACCCCGTGGGCGGGGACGGACACCAACGCCGAAGCGGGCGAGGACCGTTCCGTACCGCTGCCCGCGACGGTGTTCGCACCGCCGCTGACCGACGCCGACGACACGCCGGTGCCCGGGGCGATCGCGGACGCCAAGACGGCACTGATCTCCGGCGGCAGCCGGCTTCCGCCCACGGCGGTCACCCCCGCGCTCGACGACACCCCGCCGCCCCCGGCGTCCTACGGCTATCCGCAGGGTCCGCCGGTGCCCGGCACACCCCCTCCGGGTCCGCCGCCGGCCTACGGGTTCCCGCAGGGGCCCGCCGGTGCTCCCGGCACCCCGCCGCCCGGGCCGTCCGGCGCTGCGCAGGGCGCGCCCGCCGCGGGGGCGCCCGGGTACGGCTACCCGCAGGCACCCGGCGACGCTCCGGACTCCCCGCAGCCGCACGCCGGTCCGGGCGCCCCGGTGGCGCCTCCCCGGCCGCTGCCCCCGCACGCCGGTGACATCGCCGACGCCGCGACCAGCAAGGCGCAGCCGCCGCGGGGCGCACGGAGCGGCGGCCCGAGCGCGCCGCCTCCGCCGGGTGCACCCGGCACGCCGGGCGCACGGCCGGGCAGCGCGCCCGCGCCGTCCGGGCCCGGTGCTCCGGGCACCCCGGCGGGCGGATACGTGCCCACGCAGCTCGTCTCCCAGCTGGGCCCGGGCGGTCCCGGCGTACCCGGAGCGCCCGCCGGTGGCCCCGGCGTGCAGCCGCCCGGCCCGCCCGGCACCCCTCCGCCCGCGGACGGTACGCCTCCCGGTGGCGTCCACCACGCCGCCACGATGCTGGCGGGCCCGCCCGCCGGTGCCCCCGGCGCGCCCCAGCCGCCCGGCAGCCCCGGTGCTCCCGCGGCGCCGGGGGCTCCCGGTGCTCCGGGCGCTCCGGGCGGTCAGCCCCCCGGCGTCCACCACGCCGCGACGATGCTGGCGGGCCCGCAGTCCGGTGGTCCCGGCGCACCGCCGGCCCCGCAGGCCCCCGGCGCGCCGCAGCCGCCCGGCAGCCCCGGTGCTCCCGCGGCGCCGGGGGCTCCCGGTGCTCCGGGCGCTCCGGGCGGTCAGCCCCCCGGCGTCCACCACGCCGCGACGATGCTGGCGGGCCCGCAGTCCGGTGGTCCCGGCGCACCGCCGGCCCCGCAGGCCCCCGGCGCGCCGCAGCCGATGCCGGGCCAGCCGATGCCGGGCGGCCCGATGCCCCCCGGCCCGCCCCCGCAGGGTGTGCCGAGGGGAGGTCCGGTCCCCGGGCCGCCCACACCTCCCGGCCACTCGATGCCTCCGGGCCCTCCCACGCCCCCGGCGTACGGCTATCCGCCGACCGGTCAGCCGACCGTCGGTCCCGGGTACCAGGCCGTGCTGCGCTACCGCGCGCAGGACGGCTCGGAGCAGCAGTTGATCCGGCGTTCGGCACCGGGCACGCCCCATCCGGAGTGGCAGATGCTGCACGAGCTGCGGGCGATGAACGTGCCCCCGCAGCAAGTGCTGGAGCTGCACACCGAGTTGGAGTCCTGTGAGCTGCCGGGCGCCTACTGCGCACGGATGATCCGGGAGACCTGGCCGCAGGCACGGATCACGAGCATCGCCCCGTACGGCACGGACCACGCGAGCCGTCAGCAAGGTATGCACGAACTGCTCGCGCACCAGGGCGAGTTGCACCAGGTGGCGGACGGGCCCGCGCGTCTGGCCCCGGTGCGGGCGCCGATCCCGCCGGTGCAGCCCGCGCCGCCGGTGCCGCCGGAGGCGATCGGGCACGAGCTGGCGTCGGCGTTCGGACCGGGTGTGTTCCGGTTCGACCAGGTCGCCGTCTCCCGTCAGGGGGTGCCGGACATCGTGGCGCACACCCTGGTGGTGGCCGGACTCCCGGTCGACATGAACCCGTTCTTCTGGGCGCAGGCCCAGCCCGGCCGTCCGGTGCCGACGCTCGCCGAGCTGGCGCAGGAACGCGGGGTCCACCCGGCGCCGGACGCGGGCTCGTACCTGGTCATGGGCAGCGACTTCGGCAAGGCGATCTGCGTCCAGTACGGCACGGCGAACATCGTGGCCGTGCCCGTGGAGGCGGGGCCGGGCGGGGCCCCGGTGCCGCCCCAGTTCGTGAACACGGGCCTGCCCGAGTTCGTGCGCTGTCTGGCGCTCCTCGGCCGGATGTGGCGGCTGCGGTTCGGGCTCAACCAGGAGCAGGCGGGGCGCTGGACCGTCGACTTCCAGGCCCAGCTCGCCTCGCTCGACCCGGCGGCGCTCGGCTCGCCGGAGAGCTGGTGGTCGGTCCTGCTGGAGCAGATGTGGGACGGCCTGCTGTGA
- a CDS encoding MFS transporter, translated as MDARGRNSVDQGDTGIRTAGTLRPQAPADRRGAVVAALMLAMALAALDSTVVSTAVPQIVGDLGGFSVFSWLFSGYLLAVTVTLPVYGKLSDTFGRKPVLITGAVVFLLGSLLCATAWNMAALIVFRVVQGLGGGALQGTVQTLAADLYPLKERPKIQARLSTVWATSAVAGPALGGVLAAYADWRWIFLINLPIGALALWLIVRHLHEPVRESAGRGRIDWAGALAVFACGGVLLTALVQGGVAWDWLSAPSLALFGAGLALVGAVVVIERRAAEPIIPGWVWRRRTIAAVNLALGALGLLMVAPSVFLPTYAQAVLGLAPVTAGFVLSVWTLSWPVSAALSQHVYRRIGFRRTAMAGIGAAALILLAFPFLPYPGSPWQPALLMLLLGGALGLFQLPLIIGVQATVGWEERGTTTASVLFCRQTGQTVGATLFGAIANGVLAARLGGAGDLDAVTRALDSGAPGERVRHAVADAVHAVYLGAACAAVLAFLVLLFVAPKRFPVLDNPAD; from the coding sequence ATGGATGCAAGGGGAAGGAATTCCGTGGACCAGGGGGACACCGGGATACGCACCGCGGGGACACTGCGTCCGCAGGCTCCCGCGGACCGCAGGGGCGCGGTCGTCGCGGCGCTCATGCTCGCCATGGCGCTCGCCGCGCTGGACTCCACCGTCGTGTCGACCGCCGTGCCGCAGATCGTCGGCGACCTGGGCGGTTTCTCGGTCTTCTCCTGGCTGTTCTCCGGCTATCTGCTCGCCGTGACGGTCACCCTGCCGGTGTACGGGAAACTGTCGGACACCTTCGGCCGCAAGCCGGTGCTGATCACGGGCGCCGTCGTCTTCCTCCTCGGTTCCCTGCTCTGCGCCACCGCCTGGAACATGGCCGCGCTCATCGTCTTCCGGGTCGTCCAGGGGCTGGGCGGCGGTGCGCTGCAGGGCACGGTGCAGACGCTCGCCGCCGACCTCTACCCGCTCAAGGAGCGCCCGAAGATCCAGGCCAGGCTGTCCACGGTGTGGGCGACCTCGGCGGTGGCCGGACCGGCGCTCGGCGGTGTGCTCGCCGCGTACGCGGACTGGCGCTGGATCTTCCTGATCAATCTGCCGATCGGCGCGCTCGCCCTGTGGCTGATCGTCCGTCATCTGCACGAGCCGGTACGGGAGTCCGCCGGGCGGGGGCGGATCGACTGGGCGGGCGCGCTCGCCGTCTTCGCCTGCGGGGGCGTCCTGCTGACCGCGCTGGTGCAGGGCGGGGTGGCCTGGGACTGGCTGTCGGCCCCCTCGCTCGCCCTGTTCGGTGCCGGACTCGCGCTGGTCGGGGCCGTCGTGGTGATCGAGCGCCGGGCGGCCGAGCCGATCATCCCCGGGTGGGTGTGGCGGCGCCGCACGATCGCCGCGGTGAACCTGGCGCTGGGCGCGCTGGGGCTGCTCATGGTGGCCCCGTCGGTGTTCCTGCCCACGTACGCGCAGGCGGTCCTGGGCCTGGCGCCGGTCACCGCCGGGTTCGTACTGTCCGTGTGGACCCTGAGCTGGCCGGTCTCCGCGGCGCTCAGCCAGCACGTCTACCGGCGGATCGGTTTCCGCCGCACCGCGATGGCCGGCATCGGCGCCGCGGCCCTGATCCTGCTGGCCTTCCCCTTCCTCCCCTATCCGGGCTCGCCCTGGCAGCCGGCCCTGCTGATGCTGCTGCTGGGCGGCGCCCTGGGCCTCTTCCAGCTCCCCCTGATCATCGGTGTCCAGGCGACGGTCGGCTGGGAGGAGCGCGGCACCACGACCGCGTCCGTCCTCTTCTGCCGCCAGACCGGCCAGACCGTCGGCGCGACCCTGTTCGGGGCCATCGCCAACGGGGTGCTGGCGGCGCGGCTCGGCGGGGCCGGGGACCTGGACGCGGTGACACGGGCGCTGGACTCGGGCGCGCCGGGCGAGCGGGTGCGGCACGCTGTCGCCGACGCGGTCCACGCCGTGTATCTCGGCGCCGCGTGCGCCGCCGTGCTCGCCTTCCTGGTGCTGCTGTTCGTGGCGCCGAAGCGCTTCCCGGTCCTCGACAACCCCGCGGACTGA
- a CDS encoding sodium/solute symporter, with the protein MTGAAGTGGTGFSSSAQAMSLVAFTAVTTVTLLLCVMTGPDRDDLDEFYTGYGSLSPMRNGLAIAGDYISAATVLGTGGVIALTGYDGVVLALSTALSLMLLMFLLAEPLRNAGRFTMGDALARRMPGRAVRVTACAATIVALLPLMLVQLAGTGDLLAFILGFSGDSLKTGCIVGLGTLMIGYAAIGGMKGTALIQILKIVMLLGSGTVIALLILNRFDWDPGALSRAAADHSGVGSAFLHSGLQFSGGPSPRLDMITSELTVVLGGACLPHVTMRMYTAGSARQVRRSLSWAVPCVALFVLVITVVGFGATALIGRGVIARADPQGNTAYLLGSRAVFGPDVSTAETLLFTTVTTAIFLTVLASVAGMILACANSLAHDVFAHARLFRGRRRDDELSPRREMLLARLSALAVGAPAILLATLVQHRSLQPLITLSFCLGASALAPALVYGLFWRRYTRTGLLCTLIGGSLTVLVLMTGTNLVSGSPTSAFPEADFNWFPFTTTGLVSIPLGFAYGWLGTVVSGRRKSEEQRRQYEAVEGWILAGAVRSPGRTGSRGAR; encoded by the coding sequence ATGACCGGGGCGGCCGGGACCGGCGGGACCGGGTTCAGCAGTTCCGCGCAGGCCATGTCGCTGGTCGCGTTCACCGCGGTCACCACGGTCACGCTGCTGCTGTGCGTGATGACGGGGCCGGACCGCGACGACCTCGACGAGTTCTACACGGGGTACGGGTCGCTCTCACCGATGCGCAACGGCCTCGCGATCGCCGGGGACTACATCTCGGCGGCGACCGTGCTCGGCACCGGCGGAGTCATCGCGCTCACCGGCTACGACGGGGTCGTGCTCGCGCTGAGCACGGCGCTCTCCCTGATGCTGCTCATGTTCCTGCTGGCCGAACCGCTGCGGAACGCGGGCCGGTTCACCATGGGCGACGCACTCGCGCGCCGGATGCCGGGCCGTGCCGTACGGGTCACCGCGTGTGCCGCGACCATCGTCGCGCTGCTGCCCCTCATGCTGGTCCAACTGGCGGGCACCGGCGACCTGCTGGCGTTCATCCTCGGGTTCTCCGGCGATTCGCTGAAGACCGGCTGCATCGTCGGGCTCGGCACGCTGATGATCGGCTACGCGGCGATCGGGGGCATGAAGGGCACCGCCCTCATCCAGATCCTGAAGATCGTGATGCTGCTCGGCTCGGGCACCGTGATCGCCCTGCTCATCCTGAACCGCTTCGACTGGGACCCGGGGGCGCTCTCCCGGGCGGCTGCCGACCACAGCGGGGTCGGCAGCGCGTTCCTCCACTCCGGTCTGCAGTTCTCCGGCGGCCCCAGCCCCCGCCTGGACATGATCACTTCGGAGCTGACGGTGGTCCTGGGCGGCGCCTGCCTCCCGCACGTCACCATGCGCATGTACACCGCGGGCAGCGCCCGCCAGGTACGCCGCTCGCTGTCCTGGGCCGTGCCGTGCGTGGCCCTCTTCGTCCTGGTCATCACGGTCGTCGGCTTCGGGGCCACGGCGCTGATCGGACGCGGGGTGATCGCGCGCGCCGACCCGCAGGGCAACACGGCCTATCTGCTGGGCTCGCGGGCCGTGTTCGGACCGGACGTGTCGACCGCCGAGACGCTCCTGTTCACCACGGTCACCACGGCCATCTTCCTGACCGTGCTCGCCTCCGTCGCCGGGATGATCCTGGCCTGCGCCAACTCCCTGGCGCACGACGTGTTCGCGCACGCCCGGCTCTTCCGGGGACGCAGGCGCGACGACGAACTGTCCCCCCGCCGCGAGATGCTGCTCGCCCGGCTGTCGGCCCTCGCGGTCGGCGCGCCGGCGATCCTGCTGGCCACCCTCGTCCAGCACCGCAGCCTGCAGCCGCTGATCACGCTCTCGTTCTGCCTGGGCGCCTCCGCGCTGGCGCCCGCGCTGGTCTACGGGCTGTTCTGGCGCCGCTACACCCGTACGGGCCTGCTGTGCACCCTCATCGGGGGCTCGCTGACCGTCCTGGTCCTGATGACCGGCACCAACCTGGTCTCGGGTTCGCCCACCTCCGCGTTCCCCGAGGCCGACTTCAACTGGTTCCCGTTCACCACGACCGGGCTGGTGTCGATCCCCCTGGGCTTCGCGTACGGCTGGCTGGGAACCGTGGTCTCCGGCCGCCGGAAGTCGGAGGAACAGCGCAGGCAGTACGAGGCGGTGGAGGGCTGGATCCTGGCGGGGGCGGTGCGCTCCCCCGGGCGCACGGGGTCGCGCGGGGCGCGCTGA
- a CDS encoding cellulose-binding protein: MSSASVSPHGFPSVRGRGYRPEQVDACAGALSRDRDAAWERAARLTVLAKEMDAEARRLREAVARLAPQTYDTLGERARRLFELGEEEAAAVRETARREAADAVDEAEAAGRRVRETAREYADGVRAEADEHARRRLLAARAEADGARIAARREIKENRTRALAALREVRRRTEVLLAEREREHAGRREEAERVAAGRAEAFAAHHAERTARAEAALAEARSARARAEEEARLAQEEPEARAAELLAGARAREERIVRETERVLREHGERWDDVRAHMDHVRSSLMTLTGRAPVE, encoded by the coding sequence ATGAGCAGCGCATCGGTGTCGCCGCACGGCTTCCCGTCGGTACGGGGGCGCGGCTACCGCCCCGAACAGGTCGACGCCTGCGCCGGAGCCCTCTCACGGGACCGCGACGCGGCCTGGGAGCGCGCCGCCCGGCTGACGGTCCTGGCCAAGGAGATGGACGCGGAGGCGCGGCGGCTGCGCGAGGCCGTGGCCCGCCTCGCCCCGCAGACCTACGACACGCTCGGCGAACGCGCCCGCCGGCTCTTCGAGCTCGGCGAGGAGGAGGCCGCGGCCGTGCGCGAGACCGCGCGCCGCGAGGCCGCGGATGCCGTCGACGAGGCCGAGGCGGCGGGGCGGCGGGTCCGCGAGACCGCCCGGGAGTACGCCGACGGGGTGCGCGCCGAGGCCGACGAGCACGCCCGGCGGCGACTGCTCGCCGCCCGCGCCGAGGCCGACGGCGCACGGATCGCCGCCCGCCGTGAGATCAAGGAGAACCGCACACGGGCGCTGGCCGCGCTGCGCGAGGTGCGCCGGCGCACGGAGGTGCTCCTCGCCGAACGCGAGAGGGAGCACGCCGGGCGCCGGGAGGAGGCCGAGCGCGTGGCCGCCGGGCGGGCGGAGGCGTTCGCGGCGCACCACGCGGAGCGGACGGCCCGCGCCGAGGCCGCGCTCGCCGAGGCCCGAAGCGCCCGTGCCCGGGCCGAGGAGGAGGCCCGGCTCGCACAGGAGGAGCCGGAGGCGAGGGCCGCCGAACTGCTCGCCGGGGCACGGGCGCGGGAGGAGCGGATCGTCCGGGAGACCGAGCGGGTGCTGCGCGAGCACGGCGAGCGGTGGGACGACGTGCGGGCCCACATGGACCACGTACGGTCCAGCCTCATGACCCTGACGGGCCGCGCACCGGTGGAGTAG
- a CDS encoding SMI1/KNR4 family protein encodes MTTGRLGQQAAPPNAAYAGQVVHFPDPVRAARHPRGVRVDAHGYPDFSAYARAAAEIAEPPEGFGVDELRLTDYVSANAALAATGHELWDTIPPVATPHGWTWHHVAGTRRLELVPVEVKALLRHHGGIATTAVDHTKRGTRPLQETRPAHFGLPKSSVAVTEQQVLAVEEDLGYRLPGAYRSFLKAAGGCAPAGAVLDAELGLLLDQPFFTVRDEAAVNDLVYINKCLRDHLTKDYLCIGFVQGGLLAVKVKGDAIGSVWFCAYDDARDQDAWPPAERVQRLLLSCGADFDQFLSRLAGNPPELETVANLMVDGGFAHAVPVSSVSSVGE; translated from the coding sequence ATGACGACAGGTCGGCTCGGGCAGCAAGCCGCGCCGCCGAACGCGGCCTACGCCGGGCAGGTCGTGCACTTCCCGGATCCGGTCCGGGCCGCTCGCCACCCCAGGGGTGTACGGGTCGACGCGCACGGCTACCCCGACTTCTCGGCGTACGCGCGTGCCGCCGCGGAGATCGCCGAGCCCCCCGAGGGCTTCGGCGTCGACGAACTGCGCCTGACGGACTACGTGTCGGCGAACGCGGCGCTCGCCGCGACCGGCCACGAACTGTGGGACACGATCCCGCCGGTGGCCACCCCGCACGGCTGGACCTGGCACCACGTGGCCGGTACCCGGCGGCTGGAGCTGGTCCCCGTCGAGGTGAAGGCACTGCTGCGGCACCACGGTGGCATCGCGACCACGGCCGTCGACCACACCAAGCGCGGGACGCGGCCGTTGCAGGAGACCCGCCCCGCCCACTTCGGACTGCCCAAGTCCTCGGTCGCGGTGACGGAGCAGCAGGTGCTGGCGGTCGAGGAGGATCTCGGGTACCGGCTGCCCGGTGCCTACCGGTCCTTCCTGAAGGCGGCGGGCGGCTGCGCGCCGGCCGGCGCGGTGCTCGACGCCGAACTCGGACTCCTGCTCGACCAGCCGTTCTTCACCGTGCGCGACGAGGCCGCGGTCAACGACCTCGTCTACATCAACAAGTGCCTGCGCGACCATCTGACCAAGGACTACCTGTGCATCGGTTTCGTGCAGGGCGGTCTCCTCGCCGTCAAGGTGAAGGGCGACGCGATCGGGTCGGTGTGGTTCTGCGCGTACGACGACGCCCGCGACCAGGACGCGTGGCCGCCGGCCGAGCGCGTGCAGCGGCTGCTGCTGTCCTGCGGCGCCGACTTCGACCAGTTCCTGTCCCGGCTCGCGGGCAATCCGCCGGAGCTGGAGACGGTGGCGAACCTGATGGTGGACGGCGGCTTCGCGCACGCCGTCCCCGTCTCTTCCGTGTCTTCGGTGGGGGAGTGA
- a CDS encoding ABC transporter ATP-binding protein, with product MTSAVTIPRHGGTGGRTAVAARARQVVKAYGSGETRVVALDHIDVDVARGQFTAIMGPSGSGKSTLMHCLAGLDTVTSGQIHLDETEITGLKDKKLTQLRRDRIGFIFQAFNLLPTLNALENITLPMDIAGRKPDKAWLSQVVETVGLADRLKHRPTQLSGGQQQRVAVARALAARPEIIFGDEPTGNLDSRAGAEVLGFLRRSVDSLGQTIVMVTHDPVAASYADRVLYLADGRIVDEMHQPTADQVLDRMKDFDARGRTS from the coding sequence GTGACATCGGCTGTGACCATTCCCAGGCACGGGGGCACTGGAGGGCGTACGGCCGTTGCCGCGCGAGCGCGGCAGGTCGTGAAGGCGTACGGGTCCGGAGAGACCCGCGTCGTCGCCCTGGACCACATCGACGTGGACGTAGCGCGGGGGCAGTTCACCGCGATCATGGGCCCCTCCGGGTCCGGCAAGTCCACCCTGATGCACTGCCTCGCCGGGCTCGACACCGTGACGAGCGGACAGATCCACCTCGACGAGACCGAGATCACCGGCCTCAAGGACAAGAAGCTCACGCAGCTGCGCCGCGACCGGATCGGTTTCATCTTCCAGGCGTTCAACCTGCTGCCGACGCTGAACGCGCTGGAGAACATCACGCTCCCGATGGACATCGCCGGCCGCAAGCCGGACAAGGCGTGGCTGAGCCAGGTCGTGGAGACCGTCGGGCTCGCCGACCGGCTCAAGCACCGGCCGACCCAGCTCTCCGGCGGCCAGCAGCAGCGCGTGGCGGTGGCCCGGGCGCTCGCCGCCCGGCCCGAGATCATCTTCGGCGACGAGCCGACCGGCAACCTCGACTCACGGGCCGGCGCCGAGGTCCTGGGCTTCCTGCGCCGCTCCGTGGACTCGCTCGGCCAGACCATCGTGATGGTCACCCACGACCCGGTGGCCGCCTCGTACGCGGACCGCGTCCTCTACCTCGCGGACGGCAGGATCGTCGACGAGATGCACCAGCCGACGGCCGACCAGGTCCTCGACCGCATGAAGGACTTCGACGCCCGGGGGCGTACGTCATGA
- a CDS encoding DUF485 domain-containing protein, with product MPDAFSSPEHQTPHRPPGPPPYPPPYPPRNPPPAARPSPLHDPYPDAYAESYPQRAPDPRPHPHPDPYPEFRDGPAPHSPAYATYPWQPRPPEPPRTRRPRHHALGQHSDIRLLRGAYRRQRRVATLTALGYFTLFLLLSAFAPGLMTSTVSGGLPTGLLLGLLQVPVTCLAIGVYEYTARRGVDPVADRIRRQSELDAIREAAR from the coding sequence ATGCCAGACGCGTTCTCGTCCCCCGAGCACCAGACGCCGCACCGACCACCCGGACCGCCCCCGTATCCGCCGCCGTACCCGCCCCGGAACCCACCGCCCGCCGCGCGCCCGTCCCCGCTCCATGACCCGTATCCGGACGCGTATGCGGAGTCGTATCCCCAGCGCGCCCCGGACCCCCGTCCGCACCCGCACCCGGACCCGTATCCGGAGTTCCGCGACGGACCCGCCCCGCACTCCCCCGCGTACGCCACCTACCCCTGGCAGCCGCGGCCGCCGGAGCCACCGCGCACCCGGCGGCCGCGGCACCACGCACTGGGGCAGCACAGCGACATCCGGCTGCTGCGCGGCGCCTACCGCCGTCAGCGGCGCGTGGCGACGCTCACGGCGCTCGGGTACTTCACCCTCTTCCTGCTCCTGTCGGCGTTCGCGCCGGGCCTGATGACGAGCACGGTCTCCGGCGGCCTGCCGACCGGACTGCTCCTCGGGCTGCTGCAGGTGCCCGTGACCTGCCTGGCGATCGGGGTGTACGAGTACACGGCCCGCCGGGGCGTCGACCCGGTCGCGGACCGGATCCGCAGGCAGAGCGAGCTGGACGCGATCCGGGAGGCGGCCCGATGA
- a CDS encoding YwqJ-related putative deaminase has translation MNATHTGTSGDPRLGWSSSEAARTPTLLHRRDGILPTVAAALSVRGATLTGTAARGDQPPVLHPLVQDFLDTLTSAQRDRFTGRCAEAILISRHITGLDAARSKRAARKPMTNGEARRALKQAKLTARRIREDGDPLHGSFAAPCRACTALSEHFGVRVVDPTASADA, from the coding sequence ATGAACGCGACGCATACAGGCACGTCCGGGGACCCGCGCCTCGGCTGGAGCAGCTCCGAGGCGGCGCGCACCCCCACCCTCCTGCACCGCCGGGACGGCATACTCCCGACCGTCGCCGCCGCCCTCTCCGTACGCGGCGCGACCCTCACGGGGACCGCGGCCCGCGGCGACCAGCCGCCCGTCCTGCACCCCTTGGTCCAGGACTTCCTCGACACCCTCACCAGCGCGCAGCGCGACCGCTTCACCGGACGCTGCGCCGAGGCGATCCTGATCTCCCGGCACATCACCGGCCTCGACGCGGCGCGCAGCAAGCGGGCCGCGCGCAAGCCGATGACGAACGGTGAGGCGCGCCGGGCCCTCAAGCAGGCCAAGCTCACCGCGCGCCGCATCCGTGAGGACGGCGACCCGCTGCACGGGAGCTTCGCGGCGCCCTGCCGCGCCTGCACGGCGCTCAGCGAGCACTTCGGTGTCCGCGTCGTCGACCCCACGGCGTCCGCCGACGCCTGA
- a CDS encoding SUKH-3 domain-containing protein: MHADRTTSTRFSVPVDAALRSAGWQPGRWDIKQAEYWADALREHESPAGHRHAVFPAAVEAWAEFGGLRVVPSGPGRQLAPSALHLDPLHGLHMARTLGDLGRALDAEVCPLGEEADSRALLAIDSEGRVYALDHTGDWYLGPDIDTALTTLVSGIEPGRLTAG; encoded by the coding sequence ATGCACGCCGACCGCACCACCTCCACACGCTTCTCCGTCCCCGTGGACGCCGCGCTCCGCTCCGCGGGGTGGCAGCCCGGACGCTGGGACATAAAGCAGGCCGAGTACTGGGCTGACGCGCTGCGCGAGCACGAGTCGCCCGCCGGGCACCGGCATGCCGTGTTCCCGGCCGCGGTGGAGGCGTGGGCGGAGTTCGGCGGGCTGCGGGTCGTGCCGTCCGGGCCCGGACGGCAGCTCGCGCCGAGCGCGCTGCACCTCGATCCGCTGCACGGGCTGCACATGGCCCGCACGCTCGGGGATCTCGGGCGGGCGCTCGATGCGGAGGTGTGTCCACTGGGTGAGGAGGCGGACTCCCGGGCGTTGCTCGCCATCGACAGCGAGGGGCGGGTGTACGCGCTCGATCACACCGGGGACTGGTATCTCGGACCGGACATCGACACGGCGCTGACGACGCTCGTCTCCGGCATCGAGCCGGGGCGTCTGACCGCGGGCTGA